From the Antennarius striatus isolate MH-2024 chromosome 15, ASM4005453v1, whole genome shotgun sequence genome, the window aacgGACGGGAAAGAACTGTCGTCTCCATGTTATTTAATTCTGATGAAACATCTCgaaaaatgcaaaacatcacCACAGTGAGGCGTTCCACCCCACGACCTTTATTGTCCTGCATAATAACATCGTCCTGCTTTGTTTAAATGATCACAGAGGTGGTGACACATTGGTGTGAACACAGGAAGCTGACATTAACAAAGTTCATGAACAACCTTACCTCAAATCTAGAGTGTGAATGTGAGGGCATCTGGTCACCAACACCTTCACGTCtgttcaaacacaaaacagactcccattggtcacatgaccacagcaGAAAAACCTGACAACAGGTAACAGATGCGTAACAAGTTGAACAAAGTCGTTGTCTTGTTGAGGCACACATTTAAAGgtatttcctcttcagcatacaCCAATCTGATTGTTACAGTGATCAGAGATCACCTTAGATCTTCTCTGATGCTcctggagatgatgatgatgatgattggcTGAGCCTGTGCCAGTTTGGTTATTCCCTGATCAATTTgagaagttttttctttttcttcctcgtctttctggTTTTGGCTACTTTAAAGCGTTTTATATCATTTTAGCTGAACAGCCTACAAGTTTCTGCACTTCTTTGCAGGTTGTATCCTATTTGCAGCCAGAATACACAGAATCAGTAGCCTTGATGCTTAAATGAGGACCACCTGTTAACAACTCGTTTTTCCACACAATAGACCCCTCCCTAATTAAACTCTTTCAGTTAATCATTGTTTCACAGAATGAGCAGCGCACCACAGGCCTGTTGGGTCTGTTGCTTTTCTACACCTTTACTGAACCCTTCATAAACGTTCTTGTGGTCTAGAGGTCGAAATTGTGACAAAAACAGTGATttatctacttcctgttggactgCTATCATTTTGAGCATAACTGTATCTGCATGAAGGAAGAGCTGATTTTACCACAAGTAGTGCATCCCAGGGGTGCACTTTCTTTTACACCAGCACCCCCCCTTACCATCTAGAGCGAGGGTCTCTCTGTAGCCGCTGAGGTTGAGGTGGGTGACGCTGGCGCTCAGGTTGTCAACAACAGTCCTCACGTGATCCCTGCTGAAGGCGCACCAGGACACATTCAGCTGCTTAATGCTGCAGGAACACGAGACAGACCCCCCAGGGCAGCAGTCAGGACCGGCTGTTCGTCCTTACGTGGTTCTCAGACGCGAGACAAACAGCTGACCTGGAGCAGCGCTGGAGCGCCTCacccagagcagcagcagagaagccCGAGCAGCCACTCAGGTTGAGCTGACGCAGGTGGGGGTTGGCGGACAGAGAGCTGGGGGgggacaaacaacaaacactgaACTGCACAGGAACTGAAAGACAAAAGGCACACTTCCTGtacattaaatatgtttttaactCATCGGCTGCCGGGGCGTTGTAGCAGCTGAGTACATCCTGTTCATTACATACCATCAATGCACAGCTGCTGTTATAACATCTAAATCTACACGTTCTGTTGTACTTATGTATAACTATATATGTTGAGAAGGGGAGGGGTTCGATACGCTCATGCTTCACCCCACTACTCCTACCCATGTGGGAATAACTGCTTTGTCTACGGTTATGGTGGTTcagtctgtttatttatttttattaccacaggtacaaaatgaaaaaacattcatttattcaaggAATGAAAACTTTTCATTGACGTAATGTTCTAATAAAACTAATTCAGATTTGTAGCTTCTACCAACTctaaagcagaaaaaataaaatgaatcacaACAAAGATTTGATAGAAAAGATGAGAGCAACAAAGACCCAGAAGTAACTGAACGTTAACATCTTCCTCACTCCCGATGGGACGAAGGACCCATGTTTCGTCCTCCTGTGGCGTCAGAATGGAACCCACCTCATGATGGCGTCCGAGAGCTGCAGCCCCTCCAGACTCAGGTTCTCCAGGAGCCTGCAGCGACACACGATGCTCTCCAGGGCCGACGTGGGAATGCTGGAGCTGGACAGGTCCATCTGGACCATCAGCAGCGGGCTGGACACACGTTAGGTTCATTAGGGTTAGTCACCAGAGGGGAACCTTGGACCGAGGTTCTGTCTCTGGTGTGGTTCTCAAAAGTTGGTGCTGGACAGCTTTACCTTTTCAAAGGTAACGTTTTGTAAAATGTACCTGTGGTGTAATGGTTTTAATCACTGATTTGTGTCTATTGATTATCTGAACTCCAGATTATTCAGATTattgtttgtatgtttaatTCTAAAAACCTCAACAGGGGGGTCAGATAGTGGAGTCCATGTCAGACATCTGACCCTGATCATAGCCACATTTCCTGTATATATTGTAGTTTAGTAGAAGTAGAAACCTGAATATATCAACTCACATACAGACAcctgccacccccaccccagctgtacccccccctcacacacacacacaattgcaaTTTATTTTCTAGAGCCGTCcatacacagtacacacacacgtatatgtatgtgtacataCACCATTTATCTTTGTTTTACTTCCGTATACAATCCCTACTCAGCCACAGTGATATATTGTGTATCCGTGTGTATTTTTACTCTTTGTCCAGATGTTAGCTACATTAGCTAAACCTTTGGAACGGATGTTCTTTATACCCTGTGACGCCCTGAGTGACGGTTTGGTGTCAGGATTCTGCTCCTCCTGTGCGGCGACAGAACATTTCGATCCAGACCGCCAGGTGAACACGAGAACGCCCAGACTCACCCAGAACCAGTGAAATGAGATCGTTCTATGAAGGAGCGGGGGCAGCGCAGCCGGCGGACGCCGTTCCTCAGCACCTGCTGCAGCGCTGCATCGGTGTGGGTCGACCCCTCCAGGTCCACGCTGGCCCACAGAGCCTTGTCCAACCTGAGGTGGACACACACCAAATGGGCCTGATAAAGGTAAAGCAGGGCCGGGGGGAGGAACACCTCACTCTGAGAACTCTAGCGATCAGAAACTCACGCCACGCGACGCCAGCGTTTGCAAACCAGGGACATCCTGAGGAGGTCCTGCAGACAGAGGTAGGAGGAGATCCTGAGGAGCAGCTCGTCGGGGAGGAGGTCACACGAGACGTCTGGAACGACGACGGAGGAGAGAAGAAACCATTAGAGCCGACAGGAGCCGGtccaggaggaggtgggggtctGTGTCCTACTTGAGGTggactccttcctcctcctcggtcTGCTGGCGAGGAGGAGCTGGTTGCTGTGGTTCTCCTTCCCTTTGCTGATGAACCTCTGGTACTTGTGTCCCGGTGACCACTGCTGGATCAGCTCGGTGGGGGTGCACTCGGACTCCACCCCCTCGCTGAGACAGTCTCTGGACCTGCGTTTGGTCCTCCTGGTCTGGGGGCCCTGGACACTCAGGCAGGACACGTCCTGGAGCGGcatgctggggggtgggggggggacacccaTCAAATACTGAACAAATACAACACCTCATGTGTGGCTCTGCTTCAGCTCCTcagaaatatttacaatattctGTCCACGGGGGGGTCTCGGGTTACCCGCCATATTCCTGCGGAGGACCCGCGTCATTTCCCCCAGACAGAACCCCCCCGGGTCCCCCCCTCCTGGAGACTCTGTGTTAGAGTACATTTCATCCTCACTGGAGTTTCTCCCTGAACGTTTTCCACCACTTTAAGCAGCAGAAACGGGCCTAAAGTGGTGGattcagacggggggggggtccggcGGGGGGGGGCGCCTTCGAGGCCGAGTTTCTCTGGAGAACTGGAGGGAACGGCAGGTCGACAACAACCCCCTGTGGGGTCAGAGGTGTCAGCGGTTCTGTCTGGAGGTGTCGGTCACACCGGAGACACACCGGACCCGGGCGCAGCCCCACCCGTGAGGACACCCGGGCGCAGCCCCACCCGTGAGGACACCCGGGCGCAGCCCCACCCGTGAGGACACCCGGGCGCAGCCCCACCCGTGAGGACACAAGGGGGGCAGCCCCACCCGTGAGGACACCCGGGCGTAAACGCACCTGTGTGAGGACATCCGCTCCGGTTCGGGTGGTTCGGGTGGTTCGGGTGGTCCGGTACCGTCACGGAGCTCCAC encodes:
- the skp2 gene encoding S-phase kinase-associated protein 2, translating into MSSHSMPLQDVSCLSVQGPQTRRTKRRSRDCLSEGVESECTPTELIQQWSPGHKYQRFISKGKENHSNQLLLASRPRRRKESTSNVSCDLLPDELLLRISSYLCLQDLLRMSLVCKRWRRVALDKALWASVDLEGSTHTDAALQQVLRNGVRRLRCPRSFIERSHFTGSGPLLMVQMDLSSSSIPTSALESIVCRCRLLENLSLEGLQLSDAIMSSLSANPHLRQLNLSGCSGFSAAALGEALQRCSSIKQLNVSWCAFSRDHVRTVVDNLSASVTHLNLSGYRETLALDDVKVLVTRCPHIHTLDLSDSTLLMADCLPVLKQVKALVHLSLSRCYHIHLAALTDLGRMFPALCLLDVFGVVPDSHLPQLKKEMPHVSINSRPFSNVARPTPASRFSDALMWNERCHLRVKP